One genomic window of Branchiostoma lanceolatum isolate klBraLanc5 chromosome 5, klBraLanc5.hap2, whole genome shotgun sequence includes the following:
- the LOC136435002 gene encoding voltage-dependent calcium channel subunit alpha-2/delta-3-like isoform X4: protein MRWSVMLFGLGFGLFLAQITPSGSEQQINDLDVRKWAENFGANLYRLSTYFSGADLLRNEYKLNNNWKIVEMNGSEMVKKFARDMFNNLDSKRSAVESLSNQAELANMKHEYDPEIVYEYPNAMLINKKDGDGNPIHPRLAQDFMLKENEHFNDIPVNMERSDVQVPVNVYNEAPDVLNAVKWSKKLDSVFIENGKKDPTLTWQYFGSSTGFFRQYPGIEWEPGANDIDEYDCRNRGWYIQAATSPKDIVIVVDRSGSMKGLRLEIAKQTVDTIIDTLADNDFFNVIAFNKDVSYIEKCFANTLVQATSDNKELLKNGVQQLEADGMANFETSLDTAFQMLRDFNTTGQGSWCNQAIMVITDGAPRNYEQIFRRYNHPDRRVRVFSYLIGREVGESAPVKWMACANKGYYTQIATLADVQENVMKYIHVLSRPMVIRRAHGTIWTNVYMDSSNTGEGLALMTTVARPVFDMRNKTSLEGNLLGVVGIDVPVSELMKLAPPLKMGVNGYAFIITNNGYILTHPDLRPTVVMEPGGDPITKPNYNSVDLGEVEISDTEEKLRTSMVKRETGSLKFKVQEHLDNMKRIMVHENSYYFTQIDETPFSLGIAIPSPYGKYFVEGSIKDRSKGLDPLRKGATGPVLAKWKYCQLTTAEANNMTQLDAIVRYLENDNKITGKSPTIAKQCNRELVDHVMFDAAITEVLDSFWIAVKGNSTKYGIQQVFVGTKGGVTRFYSYLEHPDEMTERDFINKTKNTIQATYYKRAAELGPDYFVYSVPFDQGLSNDTNFVVTASTAIFLQKGSGPRAVAAVAGLQMNHESFSNLFFAATAQCADSTSPENCMGCEENDDLDCYLLDDGGYIVVSEQSEDIGRFYGEIDGTMMSEMVELNLYDKIDFTDYQGMCRTTSADSTAAATRLLNPIINLIGYILWWSKELAVLLAQFSLYNLLSGQFEYTSAGSQPDYAPCDKAVTLYKANFSLNKGNIVFDGYIDCNDCQKSFNIKLVPNSNLILLVVDSSCSCNLVPNFNLNPREVSYILPVIASLHRHLSVTS from the exons ATGCGGTGGTCGGTGATGTTGTTCGGGCTCGGCTTCGGCCTGTTCCTCGCACAGATAACACCCTCTGGCTCAGAACAGCAGATCAACGACTTAGA CGTCAGAAAATGGGCGGAGAATTTTGGAGCGAATCTGTACCGACTGAGCACGTACTTCAGCGGAGCAGACCTCCTCCGAAAT GAATATAAACTGAACAACAACTGGAAGATTGTGGAGATGAACGGAAGTGAGATGGTAAAAAAATTCGCACGTGACATGTTCAACAACCTGGACTCCAAAAGGTCTGCGGTGGAG AGTCTGTCAAACCAGGCAGAACTAGCAAACATGAAGCACGAGTACGATCCGGAAATAGTG TACGAGTATCCTAACGCCATGCTCATCAACAAGAAGGATGGTGATGGTAATCCCATACACCCGCGACTGGCTCAGGACTTTATGCTGAAGGAGAACGAGCATTTCAACGACATCCCTGTCAATATGGAGAGGAGCGATGTGCAGGTGCCAGTCAACGTGTACAATGAAG CGCCAGACGTGCTGAACGCCGTCAAATGGTCAAAGAAACTTGACTCGGTCTTCATAGAGAACGGTAAAAAGGACCCTACGTTAACATGGCAATACTTCGGCAGTTCAACGGGGTTCTTCCGCCAGTATCCAG GCATTGAATGGGAGCCTGGAGCGAACGACATTGATGAATACGACTGTAGAAATAGAGGATG GTACATCCAGGCCGCCACGTCCCCTAAAGACATAGTCATCGTGGTGGACAGGAGCGGGAGCATGAAGGGACTCCGGTTAGAAATTGCCAAGCAAACTGTCGACACCATTATCGATACACTTGCAGACAACGACTTCTTCAACGTTATAGCG TTTAACAAAGATGTGAGCTACATCGAGAAATGCTTTGCCAACACTCTGGTGCAAGCAACATCAGACAACAAGGAGTTATTGAAAAATGGAGTTCAGCAGCTTGAGGCAGACGGAATGGCGAACTTTGAGACTTCCCTGGACACGGCCTTCCAAATGCTCCGGGAC TTCAACACCACAGGCCAGGGGTCGTGGTGTAACCAGGCCATTATGGTGATCACGGACGGAGCTCCGCGAAACTACGAGCAGATATTTCGCCGTTATAACCACCCCGACAGAAGG GTTCGTGTATTCAGCTATCTGATTGGTCGCGAAGTTGGTGAGTCTGCGCCGGTGAAGTGGATGGCCTGCGCTAACAAGG GTTACTACACCCAGATTGCCACACTGGCTGATGTACAAGAGAACGTCATG AAATACATCCACGTGCTTAGCCGCCCCATGGTTATCAGAAGAGCCCATGGCACAATCTGGACCAACGTCTACATGGACAGCTCG AACACCGGAGAG GGTCTAGCCTTGATGACGACCGTTGCACGACCCGTGTTTGACATGAGGAATAAAACG AGCTTAGAAGGAAACCTCCTCGGAGTTGTGGGGATTGACGTCCCCGTGAGCGAGCTGATGAAGCTTGCCCCGCCACTGAAG ATGGGTGTGAATGGCTACGCCTTTATCATCACGAACAACGGATACATCCTGACCCATCCAGACCTTCGACCAACG GTTGTCATGGAGCCGGGCGGAGATCCAATCACCAAACCCAACTACAACAGCGTGGATTTAGGTGAAGTGGAAATTTCTGACACAGAAGAGAAG TTACGTACCAGCATGGTGAAACGTGAGACGGGATCACTCAAGTTTAAGGTTCAAGAACACCTGGACAACATG AAAAGAATAATGGTCCACGAAAATTCATACTACTTTACACAAATAGACGAAACCCCCTTCAG CTTGGGAATTGCGATTCCCAGTCCTTATGGAAAATACTTCGTCGAAGGCTCGATAAAAGATAGGAGCAAGG GTCTTGATCCACTTCGGAAAGGGGCCACGGGACCGGTACTGGCTAAATG GAAGTATTGCCAGCTCACCACTGCTGAGGCGAACAACATGACCCAGCTGGACGCCATCGTCAGGTACCTGGAGAACGACAATAAGATTACCGGGAAGAGCCCGACCATTGCGAAACAAT GCAACAGAGAGCTTGTGGATCACGTGATGTTCGACGCTGCTATCACGGAGGTACTGGATTCCTTCTGGATTGCCGTAAAGGGGAATAGCACCAA GTATGGCATTCAGCAGGTTTTCGTAGGAACCAAGGGAGGAGTGACCCGCTTCTACTCGTACCTGGAACATCCCGATGAGATGACAGAGCG GGACTTTATCAATAAAACCAAGAACACAATCCAGGCGACTTACTACAAGCGTGCAGCTGAGCTGGGGCCGGACTACTTTGTGTACTCCGTACCGTTCGATCAGG GCCTGTCCAATGATACGAACTTCGTGGTAACCGCATCGACCgcaatcttcttgcaaaagggTAGTGGACCAAGGGCAGTCGCTGCAG TGGCTGGACTCCAGATGAACCACGAATCGTTCAGTAATCTATTCTTTGCTGCAACGGCTCAG TGTGCTGACAGCACCAGTCCTGAGAACTGTATGGGCTGCGAGGAAAACGAT GATCTCGACTGCTATCTGCTGGACGACGGAGGATACATCGTTGTTTCAGAACAGTCGGAGGAC ATCGGGAGATTCTATGGTGAAATCGATGGGACCATGATGTCAGAGATGGTAGAACTCAACCTCTATGACAA GATTGACTTCACCGACTACCAGGGCATGTGTAGAACGACTTCTGCAGACTCCACTGCTGCGGCAACACGTTTACTTAAT CCGATTATTAACCTGATAGGCTACATCTTGTGGTGGTCGAAGGAATTGGCAGT ACTTCTGGCACAATTCAGCTTGTACAATTTGCTGTCGGGACAGTTTGAGTACACGTCAGCAG GCTCACAGCCAGACTATGCACCATGTGACAAGGCCGTCACCTTGTACAAGGCCAACTTCTCTCTCAACAAAGGAAACATCGTGTTTGACGGTTACATTGACTGTAACGACTGCCAAAA gaGCTTCAACATCAAACTGGTGCCGAACAGCAATCTGATCCTGTTGGTCGTGGACAGCAGCTGTTCCTGTAACCTGGTCCCGAACTTCAACCTGAACCCGCGGGAAGTCAGCTATATCCTTCCGGTCATTGCGTCACTACATCGTCACTTATCCGTGACGTCATAA
- the LOC136435002 gene encoding voltage-dependent calcium channel subunit alpha-2/delta-3-like isoform X5 has product MLRPKEKISAKRAFRCEERTTYNITTNTTSLAPSTATTPYEYPNAMLINKKDGDGNPIHPRLAQDFMLKENEHFNDIPVNMERSDVQVPVNVYNEAPDVLNAVKWSKKLDSVFIENGKKDPTLTWQYFGSSTGFFRQYPGIEWEPGANDIDEYDCRNRGWYIQAATSPKDIVIVVDRSGSMKGLRLEIAKQTVDTIIDTLADNDFFNVIAFNKDVSYIEKCFANTLVQATSDNKELLKNGVQQLEADGMANFETSLDTAFQMLRDFNTTGQGSWCNQAIMVITDGAPRNYEQIFRRYNHPDRRVRVFSYLIGREVGESAPVKWMACANKGYYTQIATLADVQENVMKYIHVLSRPMVIRRAHGTIWTNVYMDSSNTGEGLALMTTVARPVFDMRNKTSLEGNLLGVVGIDVPVSELMKLAPPLKMGVNGYAFIITNNGYILTHPDLRPTVVMEPGGDPITKPNYNSVDLGEVEISDTEEKLRTSMVKRETGSLKFKVQEHLDNMKRIMVHENSYYFTQIDETPFSLGIAIPSPYGKYFVEGSIKDRSKGMLRRNGLDPLRKGATGPVLAKWKYCQLTTAEANNMTQLDAIVRYLENDNKITGKSPTIAKQCNRELVDHVMFDAAITEVLDSFWIAVKGNSTKYGIQQVFVGTKGGVTRFYSYLEHPDEMTERDFINKTKNTIQATYYKRAAELGPDYFVYSVPFDQGLSNDTNFVVTASTAIFLQKGSGPRAVAAVAGLQMNHESFSNLFFAATAQCADSTSPENCMGCEENDDLDCYLLDDGGYIVVSEQSEDIGRFYGEIDGTMMSEMVELNLYDKIDFTDYQGMCRTTSADSTAAATRLLNPIINLIGYILWWSKELAVLLAQFSLYNLLSGQFEYTSAGSQPDYAPCDKAVTLYKANFSLNKGNIVFDGYIDCNDCQKSFNIKLVPNSNLILLVVDSSCSCNLVPNFNLNPREVSYILPVIASLHRHLSVTS; this is encoded by the exons ATGTTACGCCCCAAGGAAAAAATTTCAGCAAAACGAGCCTTTCGTTGCGAAGAAAGgactacatacaacattaccaCAAATACAACATCGTTAGCCCCGTCCACGGCAACAACTCCC TACGAGTATCCTAACGCCATGCTCATCAACAAGAAGGATGGTGATGGTAATCCCATACACCCGCGACTGGCTCAGGACTTTATGCTGAAGGAGAACGAGCATTTCAACGACATCCCTGTCAATATGGAGAGGAGCGATGTGCAGGTGCCAGTCAACGTGTACAATGAAG CGCCAGACGTGCTGAACGCCGTCAAATGGTCAAAGAAACTTGACTCGGTCTTCATAGAGAACGGTAAAAAGGACCCTACGTTAACATGGCAATACTTCGGCAGTTCAACGGGGTTCTTCCGCCAGTATCCAG GCATTGAATGGGAGCCTGGAGCGAACGACATTGATGAATACGACTGTAGAAATAGAGGATG GTACATCCAGGCCGCCACGTCCCCTAAAGACATAGTCATCGTGGTGGACAGGAGCGGGAGCATGAAGGGACTCCGGTTAGAAATTGCCAAGCAAACTGTCGACACCATTATCGATACACTTGCAGACAACGACTTCTTCAACGTTATAGCG TTTAACAAAGATGTGAGCTACATCGAGAAATGCTTTGCCAACACTCTGGTGCAAGCAACATCAGACAACAAGGAGTTATTGAAAAATGGAGTTCAGCAGCTTGAGGCAGACGGAATGGCGAACTTTGAGACTTCCCTGGACACGGCCTTCCAAATGCTCCGGGAC TTCAACACCACAGGCCAGGGGTCGTGGTGTAACCAGGCCATTATGGTGATCACGGACGGAGCTCCGCGAAACTACGAGCAGATATTTCGCCGTTATAACCACCCCGACAGAAGG GTTCGTGTATTCAGCTATCTGATTGGTCGCGAAGTTGGTGAGTCTGCGCCGGTGAAGTGGATGGCCTGCGCTAACAAGG GTTACTACACCCAGATTGCCACACTGGCTGATGTACAAGAGAACGTCATG AAATACATCCACGTGCTTAGCCGCCCCATGGTTATCAGAAGAGCCCATGGCACAATCTGGACCAACGTCTACATGGACAGCTCG AACACCGGAGAG GGTCTAGCCTTGATGACGACCGTTGCACGACCCGTGTTTGACATGAGGAATAAAACG AGCTTAGAAGGAAACCTCCTCGGAGTTGTGGGGATTGACGTCCCCGTGAGCGAGCTGATGAAGCTTGCCCCGCCACTGAAG ATGGGTGTGAATGGCTACGCCTTTATCATCACGAACAACGGATACATCCTGACCCATCCAGACCTTCGACCAACG GTTGTCATGGAGCCGGGCGGAGATCCAATCACCAAACCCAACTACAACAGCGTGGATTTAGGTGAAGTGGAAATTTCTGACACAGAAGAGAAG TTACGTACCAGCATGGTGAAACGTGAGACGGGATCACTCAAGTTTAAGGTTCAAGAACACCTGGACAACATG AAAAGAATAATGGTCCACGAAAATTCATACTACTTTACACAAATAGACGAAACCCCCTTCAG CTTGGGAATTGCGATTCCCAGTCCTTATGGAAAATACTTCGTCGAAGGCTCGATAAAAGATAGGAGCAAGG GAATGCTGAGAAGAAATG GTCTTGATCCACTTCGGAAAGGGGCCACGGGACCGGTACTGGCTAAATG GAAGTATTGCCAGCTCACCACTGCTGAGGCGAACAACATGACCCAGCTGGACGCCATCGTCAGGTACCTGGAGAACGACAATAAGATTACCGGGAAGAGCCCGACCATTGCGAAACAAT GCAACAGAGAGCTTGTGGATCACGTGATGTTCGACGCTGCTATCACGGAGGTACTGGATTCCTTCTGGATTGCCGTAAAGGGGAATAGCACCAA GTATGGCATTCAGCAGGTTTTCGTAGGAACCAAGGGAGGAGTGACCCGCTTCTACTCGTACCTGGAACATCCCGATGAGATGACAGAGCG GGACTTTATCAATAAAACCAAGAACACAATCCAGGCGACTTACTACAAGCGTGCAGCTGAGCTGGGGCCGGACTACTTTGTGTACTCCGTACCGTTCGATCAGG GCCTGTCCAATGATACGAACTTCGTGGTAACCGCATCGACCgcaatcttcttgcaaaagggTAGTGGACCAAGGGCAGTCGCTGCAG TGGCTGGACTCCAGATGAACCACGAATCGTTCAGTAATCTATTCTTTGCTGCAACGGCTCAG TGTGCTGACAGCACCAGTCCTGAGAACTGTATGGGCTGCGAGGAAAACGAT GATCTCGACTGCTATCTGCTGGACGACGGAGGATACATCGTTGTTTCAGAACAGTCGGAGGAC ATCGGGAGATTCTATGGTGAAATCGATGGGACCATGATGTCAGAGATGGTAGAACTCAACCTCTATGACAA GATTGACTTCACCGACTACCAGGGCATGTGTAGAACGACTTCTGCAGACTCCACTGCTGCGGCAACACGTTTACTTAAT CCGATTATTAACCTGATAGGCTACATCTTGTGGTGGTCGAAGGAATTGGCAGT ACTTCTGGCACAATTCAGCTTGTACAATTTGCTGTCGGGACAGTTTGAGTACACGTCAGCAG GCTCACAGCCAGACTATGCACCATGTGACAAGGCCGTCACCTTGTACAAGGCCAACTTCTCTCTCAACAAAGGAAACATCGTGTTTGACGGTTACATTGACTGTAACGACTGCCAAAA gaGCTTCAACATCAAACTGGTGCCGAACAGCAATCTGATCCTGTTGGTCGTGGACAGCAGCTGTTCCTGTAACCTGGTCCCGAACTTCAACCTGAACCCGCGGGAAGTCAGCTATATCCTTCCGGTCATTGCGTCACTACATCGTCACTTATCCGTGACGTCATAA